From the Variovorax paradoxus genome, the window GCATCCGCGCCGAGGTCGAGGAAGAGCTGGGCTATCGGCTCGGCGCGGTGCAGAAGGTGTTCGAGTGCTTCATGAGCCCGGGCTCCGTCACCGAGAAGCTGCATTTCTTCATCGCGCCCTACGAGCCCTCGATGCGCATCGGCGCGGGCGGCGGCCTGGCCGAGGAAGGCGAGGACATCGAGGTGCTCGAGCTCGGCATCGACGAGGCGCTGGCCATGGTGGCAGACGGACACATCGCCGACGCCAAGACGGTGATGCTGCTGTACCACGCGCGGCTGCGCGTGTTCGCACCGTCGTTCCCCGCGCAGCCCGCGTCGGGATAATGGCCGGATGCCCTTTGCCTTCCGCCGCGCCGCCTGCGCATTGACTCTCTCGACGCTGGCTTCGGCCGGCGCCTTCGCCCAGCAAGCTCTCCAGGCCCTCCCTCCCCAGGTCGACGCCGCCCTCGCCCGCGCCAAGGTGCCGCGCGATTCGGTCACCATGCTGGTGGCCGAGGCCGACGGCACGCGCCAGCCGCGCCTGGCCTGGCGCACGCAGGTGCCGGTGAACCCGGCGTCGATCATGAAGCTGGTCACCACCTACGCGGCGCTCGACATGCTCGGCGCCGCCTACAGCTGGACCACGCCGGTGTACGTCGAGGGCACCGTGAACAACGGCGTGCTCAACGGCAACCTGTACATCAAGGGCCAGGGCGACCCCAAGCTGGTGCTGGAGCGCATGTGGCTGCTGCTGCGCCACGTGCAGGGGCTCGGCATCACCACCGTGAGCGGCGACATCGTGATCGACCGCAGCGCCTTCGAGACCACGGTCGAGAGCGACCCCGGCGCCTTCGACGGCGAGCCGCTGCGCCCCTACAACGCCTCGCCCGACGCGCTGCTGGTGAACTTCAAGTCGGTCAACATGAGCTTTGCGCCCGACCGCGCCGGCCAGATCGCGCGCGTGAGCTACGAGCCCCCGCTGGCCAGCGTGGCGATGCCGCAGACGGTGCCGCTGGTGCCCGGCGAATGCGGCGACTGGCGCACCTCGCTGCGTGCCGACTTCACCGACGTGAACCGCATCCGCTTCAACGGCGGCCTGCCCGCCAGCTGCGGCGAGAAGAGCTGGGCCGTGGCCTACGGCGACCCGCGCACCTACGCCATGCGTGCCATCGGTGGCATGTGGGCAGAGATGGGCGGACGCGTCGGCGGCCAGATGCGCGAGGGGCGCGTGCCGGCCGAGCTGAAGCCGGCGTTCGAGTTCGAGTCGCCGCCGCTGGCCGAGGTGATCCGCGACATCAACAAGTACAGCAACAACGTGATGGCGCAGCAGGTGTTCCTCACGATCGGGCTGGCGCAGAAGAACCGCGGCACCTTCGAGGCCTCGCGCACGGCGATGGGCCAATGGTGGCGCGAGCGTATCGGCACGGGCGAGGCGCAGCCGGTGTTCGAGAACGGGTCGGGCCTGTCGCGCGACGAGCGCATCAGCGCGGCCGCGCTCGGCCGGATGCTGCAGGTCGCGTGGCGTTCGCCGGTCATGCCGGAGCTGATGTCCTCCCTGCCCGCCATGGGCGTGGACGGCACGCTCAAGCGGCGCGCGCTGCGCTCGGGCGGCTCTGCCCATCTGAAGACGGGCACGCTGCGCGACGCGGCGGGCGTGGCCGGCTTCGTGGATGGCGCGAGCGGCCGGCGCTACGTGGTGGTGGCCATCGCCAACGGCGAGAACGCGGTCGCGGCGCGCGCGGCCCTCGACGCACTGGTCGACTGGGCCTCGCAGGACAACTGAACGGCCTCGCGCGGTGCCGGGGCCTCCTGCCCGGCGCGTTCTGTAGGCGAACTGCCATTGCGCGGGGCTGTGCGGCTGAACAGAATCGGACGCTCGTTCGATTCCAGTTTCATCCACACGCAGGAGACAACCCCGTGCAGAAAACAAGGATTCCCTTCGCCCCGCTCGCCCGCATCGCCTCGCCGGCGCGGCTGAAACAGCTGGCGGCCCTCGCGGGCACCACGGCGCTGCTCGCGGCCTGCGGCGGCGGTGGCGGCGGAGGGGTGGCGGCATCGGAATCGGGATCGGAACAGGCTTTCCGCCGCCCGTGGCCGACACCGGACGCGGCTCGGTCGTCACCAATCCGCCGGAACAGACGGCCAAGCTCTCGGCCGACCAGTTCAACGCCAGCCTGCAGGCCACCGCGCAGGGCAAGACGCTGCTGCAGATTGCCGGTGCGCCCAAGTGCGGTGTCGAGGTGCGAGCGCTCGAGTACCGCACCATCGGCGCGAAGAACGAGGCCACCAACGCCACCGCCGCGATCATGGTGCCCTCGGGCAGCGACGTGGCCTGCAGCGGCCAGCGGCCGGTGGTGCTGTACGCGCACGGCACCACCGCGGCGCGCAGCTACAACCTCGCGAAGTGGACCGACAGTGCCCAG encodes:
- the dacB gene encoding D-alanyl-D-alanine carboxypeptidase/D-alanyl-D-alanine endopeptidase, with the translated sequence MPFAFRRAACALTLSTLASAGAFAQQALQALPPQVDAALARAKVPRDSVTMLVAEADGTRQPRLAWRTQVPVNPASIMKLVTTYAALDMLGAAYSWTTPVYVEGTVNNGVLNGNLYIKGQGDPKLVLERMWLLLRHVQGLGITTVSGDIVIDRSAFETTVESDPGAFDGEPLRPYNASPDALLVNFKSVNMSFAPDRAGQIARVSYEPPLASVAMPQTVPLVPGECGDWRTSLRADFTDVNRIRFNGGLPASCGEKSWAVAYGDPRTYAMRAIGGMWAEMGGRVGGQMREGRVPAELKPAFEFESPPLAEVIRDINKYSNNVMAQQVFLTIGLAQKNRGTFEASRTAMGQWWRERIGTGEAQPVFENGSGLSRDERISAAALGRMLQVAWRSPVMPELMSSLPAMGVDGTLKRRALRSGGSAHLKTGTLRDAAGVAGFVDGASGRRYVVVAIANGENAVAARAALDALVDWASQDN
- a CDS encoding GDP-mannose pyrophosphatase, whose product is MTLQDRVRVHEVTLLSDHWYTLRTTAFDWRRNDGQWQRMHRETYDRGNGATLLAYNLTQRTVLLTRQFRYPAFVNGHDDLMIEAAAGLLDDAAPEQRIRAEVEEELGYRLGAVQKVFECFMSPGSVTEKLHFFIAPYEPSMRIGAGGGLAEEGEDIEVLELGIDEALAMVADGHIADAKTVMLLYHARLRVFAPSFPAQPASG